One Gemmatimonadota bacterium genomic region harbors:
- a CDS encoding NCS2 family permease: protein MNRIASYFRFDELNTNWRAEVTGGLTTFMTMAYIVVVNPGVLSEAMGEALFGELLFATCASAAAGTLLMALLANYPFALAPGMGLNAFFTYTIVQGMGVDWRLALAVVLASGLLFLLMTVLRVREAIITAVPEPLKRATAAGIGLFIAFIGLGNAGIIVDNPATLVGLGEVRSWTVGLTLAGLLGTGVMLARGVRGAILLGVAGVALLAMIAGVAPWPAGVVSLPVWPANLFGEAVVNLPLMLDSAMLHLVFAFLFVDLFDTMGTLVGLSERSGYLDAQGRLPRANRALLADSCGTVFGSVLGSSTVTTYIESATGISSGARSGFASLIVAVLFLGALFLTPLVESIPVFATAPALVVTGVLMMASAAQVKWSDASEAVPVFLTLIAIPLTFSIADGLAVGFVAYPIIKRLSGRGGEVHPLVDVLALVFIARYVFLS, encoded by the coding sequence ATGAACCGGATCGCGTCCTACTTCAGATTTGACGAACTCAACACGAACTGGCGCGCGGAGGTGACCGGCGGCCTGACCACGTTCATGACGATGGCCTACATCGTGGTCGTGAACCCGGGCGTTCTTTCGGAAGCGATGGGCGAGGCGCTGTTCGGGGAACTGCTCTTCGCGACGTGCGCGTCCGCGGCGGCCGGCACGTTGCTGATGGCGCTCCTGGCGAACTACCCCTTTGCCCTGGCGCCCGGCATGGGCCTCAACGCCTTTTTTACGTATACGATCGTGCAGGGGATGGGCGTGGACTGGCGTCTTGCCCTCGCCGTTGTGCTGGCCTCGGGACTCCTGTTTCTTTTAATGACGGTGCTGCGGGTGCGTGAAGCGATCATTACGGCCGTTCCGGAACCGCTGAAACGTGCGACGGCCGCGGGCATCGGACTGTTCATCGCCTTTATCGGGCTCGGGAACGCGGGCATCATCGTGGACAATCCCGCCACGCTGGTCGGCCTGGGTGAGGTACGCTCCTGGACGGTGGGACTGACACTCGCCGGATTGCTGGGCACCGGCGTGATGCTTGCGCGGGGTGTCCGCGGGGCGATCCTGCTGGGCGTTGCGGGGGTCGCGCTGCTGGCCATGATCGCCGGTGTGGCGCCGTGGCCGGCCGGCGTCGTCAGCCTTCCCGTCTGGCCCGCGAACCTGTTCGGCGAAGCCGTCGTTAACCTGCCTTTGATGCTGGACTCGGCCATGCTGCATCTCGTTTTCGCCTTTCTTTTCGTGGACCTGTTCGATACCATGGGCACGCTGGTCGGACTTTCGGAGCGTTCGGGATACCTGGACGCCCAGGGCCGGCTGCCCCGGGCCAACCGTGCGCTTCTCGCGGATTCCTGCGGGACGGTTTTCGGCAGCGTCCTGGGATCATCGACCGTGACGACCTACATCGAGAGCGCCACGGGGATCTCGTCCGGGGCGCGGTCGGGATTCGCCAGCCTGATCGTCGCCGTCCTGTTCCTCGGCGCGCTGTTTCTGACGCCCCTCGTGGAATCGATACCGGTTTTCGCCACCGCGCCCGCCCTGGTCGTAACGGGCGTGCTGATGATGGCCTCGGCCGCGCAGGTCAAATGGAGCGACGCCTCGGAGGCGGTCCCCGTCTTCCTGACGCTCATCGCGATCCCGTTGACTTTCAGCATCGCCGACGGCCTGGCCGTTGGCTTCGTCGCCTATCCGATCATCAAGCGACTGAGCGGCAGGGGAGGCGAAGTGCATCCGCTCGTCGATGTGTTGGCCCTTGTCTTTATCGCACGATACGTGTTCTTGTCATAG
- a CDS encoding DPP IV N-terminal domain-containing protein, giving the protein MPHRFRCMLAVLCLLATPTVALAQGDYFGRNKVQYRDFKWEIISTPHFEIYYYQGEEEAAYDAARMAERSYNRLSRILQHRFSDKVPIIFYASHTDFQQTNVLPGFISEGTGGVTEFNKNRILLPFTGSYAELEHVLTHELVHAFQGDVLYGAGPGVSILNPMAFVAPLWFMEGMAEYLSLGGIDAYTHMWLRDAALQGYLPPTIPSMDYSFGVYRFGQALFAYIGDRYGDRKIGEILRKTGRMRNVNEAFRSSIGKDIEKLSDEWNEHVRKTYLPQIKDYDKPQAFARQLTDVRESRAGLHLAPAISPRGDKLVFISNKSLYNDIYLASAINGEVISKLVEGERSADFESLRFFSTSISWSPDEQYIAFPAKVGARDALYVMDVKRRKVVRRIKVDLDGATSPSWSPDGKKLVFVGLQGGQSDLYVVDATGSNLKALTRDRYTDRDPVWSPDGKKIAFSTDRGEVTNFRTLTFGYQQLALYDLATGEVEKIPDQIGKSISPQWSADGEKIAFISDRTGISNIFIWDMKSRETYQITNILTGVTNVTAAGPAITWAQKADRLVFSSLSWGGFDLFAITDPVSLMKEPYDHARAATPGASPVAQQLAPPLRTEPSEENPAAGAGDGSSPDTAVAAADTLSPSADAAPGTGRTGRTGRTGQSTSEPEREKVSTVRTVLTAPPDTTSVPEATAPDEMPEETRSTELLQEPEFPFGPVTRGIGPGGELPDTTAWIDGTFKKKKYSPRFGLDYIGGNAGYATNVGLVGSSLLSFSDILNNHKILVGANVFGSLTDANLLLQYTNLTRRVNWSVAAFQYSYDLFYNYQSPILTQVTTQINRGVHLFVSRPFSQFSRIELGVQGVHRTRELVDVSFNYFGIRRTRRGNLGSVNFIQPNVALVTDHTLYGVTGPIAGARGRVEVTPTFGELEFTRAFIDYRTYFNVLQRYAFAFRLFGLASEGRDQELYPFGGPYDFRGANYWSVWGSKVAMVNAEFRFPLIEVLAMGWPLPLAFQQIRGSLFVDAGSAWDQNTSAVQANQYAGYPNVGEFVDGRLVRSNGLGPGTMEELAGGPIAVAYGIGARARVGFLILKFDVARQFDLGRRPSWYNNEALPNVPRGLESEFPGTRSYRLRNALNDTQFFFTIGADF; this is encoded by the coding sequence ATGCCACATCGGTTCAGATGTATGCTGGCGGTCTTGTGCCTGCTGGCCACGCCGACGGTAGCACTCGCGCAGGGAGACTACTTCGGTCGGAACAAGGTCCAGTACCGCGACTTCAAGTGGGAGATCATATCGACGCCCCACTTCGAGATCTACTACTACCAGGGGGAAGAAGAAGCCGCCTACGATGCCGCCAGGATGGCCGAGCGGTCGTACAACCGTCTGAGCCGCATACTCCAGCACCGGTTCAGCGACAAGGTCCCCATCATCTTCTACGCCTCCCACACCGACTTCCAGCAGACCAACGTCCTGCCCGGATTCATAAGCGAAGGCACCGGCGGCGTGACGGAGTTCAACAAGAACCGGATATTGCTTCCCTTTACCGGTTCGTACGCGGAACTGGAACACGTGCTCACCCACGAGCTCGTTCACGCCTTCCAGGGAGACGTGCTCTACGGCGCTGGTCCGGGGGTGTCCATCCTGAACCCCATGGCCTTCGTCGCACCGCTCTGGTTCATGGAAGGCATGGCGGAATACCTGTCCCTGGGCGGGATCGACGCGTATACCCATATGTGGCTTCGGGACGCCGCGCTGCAGGGCTACCTCCCCCCGACCATACCGTCCATGGACTACAGCTTCGGCGTATACCGGTTCGGCCAGGCCCTTTTCGCCTACATCGGCGACCGGTACGGTGACCGCAAGATCGGTGAGATCCTCCGCAAGACGGGCCGCATGCGGAACGTAAACGAGGCCTTTCGTTCCTCCATAGGCAAGGATATCGAGAAGCTGTCCGACGAATGGAACGAGCATGTGCGCAAGACCTACCTTCCGCAGATCAAGGATTACGACAAGCCGCAGGCCTTTGCCCGCCAGCTGACCGACGTCCGGGAATCCCGGGCGGGTCTGCACCTCGCTCCGGCGATTTCGCCGCGGGGCGACAAGCTGGTATTCATCTCCAACAAGAGTCTTTACAACGACATCTACCTGGCCTCCGCCATTAACGGCGAAGTCATTTCCAAGCTCGTCGAAGGCGAACGCTCCGCCGATTTCGAGTCCCTCCGGTTTTTTTCCACGTCCATTTCGTGGTCGCCCGATGAGCAGTACATCGCCTTTCCGGCCAAAGTGGGGGCGCGGGACGCCCTGTATGTCATGGACGTCAAGAGGCGAAAGGTGGTCAGGCGTATCAAAGTCGACCTGGACGGGGCCACGTCGCCGAGCTGGTCGCCCGACGGGAAGAAGCTGGTCTTCGTCGGTCTCCAGGGCGGACAGTCGGACCTGTACGTGGTGGACGCCACGGGGAGCAATCTGAAGGCGCTGACCCGGGACCGGTACACCGACCGGGATCCCGTGTGGTCGCCGGACGGCAAGAAGATCGCCTTTTCCACGGACCGGGGCGAAGTAACGAATTTCCGAACGCTTACTTTCGGCTATCAGCAACTGGCGCTGTACGACCTGGCCACGGGAGAGGTCGAAAAGATCCCCGATCAGATCGGCAAGAGCATTTCGCCGCAGTGGTCGGCCGATGGCGAGAAGATCGCCTTCATATCGGACCGCACCGGCATTTCCAACATCTTCATCTGGGACATGAAGTCCAGGGAGACCTACCAGATTACCAATATCCTGACCGGTGTGACCAACGTTACGGCCGCCGGTCCCGCCATCACCTGGGCGCAGAAGGCGGACCGCCTGGTCTTTTCCTCCCTGTCCTGGGGCGGATTCGACCTGTTCGCCATCACCGACCCGGTGTCGTTGATGAAGGAGCCCTATGATCACGCACGGGCCGCGACGCCCGGAGCGTCACCGGTGGCGCAGCAACTCGCCCCGCCCCTGAGAACCGAACCTTCCGAAGAAAACCCTGCGGCTGGGGCTGGCGACGGGTCTTCGCCGGACACCGCCGTGGCGGCCGCCGATACCCTGTCCCCTTCGGCGGACGCGGCGCCCGGGACCGGGCGGACCGGGCGGACCGGGCGGACCGGGCAATCGACTTCAGAACCGGAGCGGGAGAAAGTATCCACCGTCCGGACCGTACTTACGGCGCCTCCCGATACGACGTCCGTCCCGGAAGCGACGGCACCGGACGAGATGCCCGAGGAAACGAGAAGTACCGAACTCCTTCAGGAACCGGAATTTCCTTTCGGACCCGTCACGCGCGGTATCGGACCGGGGGGCGAACTGCCGGATACGACCGCCTGGATCGACGGCACGTTCAAGAAGAAGAAGTACTCCCCCCGTTTCGGCCTCGATTATATCGGCGGGAATGCCGGTTACGCCACGAACGTCGGTCTGGTGGGCAGTTCTCTCCTGTCCTTCAGCGATATCCTGAACAATCACAAGATTCTTGTCGGCGCCAACGTTTTCGGATCCCTGACCGATGCGAACTTGCTGCTCCAGTATACCAACCTGACCCGGCGCGTCAATTGGAGCGTTGCGGCGTTTCAGTACAGTTACGACCTGTTTTACAACTACCAGAGCCCCATCCTTACCCAGGTGACGACCCAGATCAACCGCGGCGTTCATCTCTTCGTAAGCCGGCCTTTCAGCCAGTTCAGCCGCATAGAACTGGGCGTCCAGGGGGTGCACAGGACACGTGAACTGGTAGATGTGAGCTTCAATTACTTCGGTATTCGCCGAACCCGGCGCGGGAACCTCGGCAGTGTGAATTTCATTCAACCCAACGTCGCCTTGGTCACCGATCACACCCTCTATGGCGTCACCGGTCCGATCGCCGGTGCCCGGGGCCGCGTGGAAGTGACGCCGACCTTCGGTGAATTGGAGTTTACACGCGCCTTCATCGACTACCGTACGTACTTCAACGTGTTGCAACGCTACGCTTTCGCCTTCCGCCTGTTCGGGCTGGCCAGCGAGGGGCGCGACCAGGAACTCTATCCCTTCGGAGGCCCCTATGACTTTCGTGGCGCCAACTACTGGTCCGTCTGGGGGAGCAAGGTCGCGATGGTCAACGCGGAATTCCGGTTTCCACTGATCGAAGTGCTGGCCATGGGCTGGCCGCTTCCGCTCGCCTTCCAGCAGATCCGGGGTTCGCTGTTCGTGGACGCGGGAAGCGCGTGGGACCAGAACACCAGCGCCGTGCAGGCCAACCAGTACGCGGGCTACCCAAACGTGGGTGAATTCGTCGACGGCAGGCTCGTCCGGAGCAATGGACTGGGACCCGGTACGATGGAAGAGCTGGCGGGAGGCCCAATCGCCGTGGCCTATGGAATCGGTGCCCGGGCGCGCGTCGGCTTCCTGATCCTGAAGTTCGATGTCGCCCGCCAATTCGACCTGGGAAGGCGGCCGTCGTGGTACAACAACGAAGCCCTCCCCAACGTGCCCCGGGGACTGGAATCCGAGTTCCCGGGTACGCGTTCCTACCGTCTGAGGAACGCGCTGAACGATACCCAGTTCTTCTTTACGATCGGCGCCGATTTTTAG
- a CDS encoding TonB-dependent receptor, whose translation MRIASVILLVLFSIGPAAAQETGGLAGSVAAEDGTALPGANIVVRGTAIEALRGTTAGGDGTYRIDGLPPGDYEVTVSFLGYESVTTAGVGIRSAETTRLDIDLAATTLIGQEVVVSASRKQEKLLDAPASVSVVELDEIMNRPSLSVTDYIKDLSGVDQAKVGVSQSSTVIRGFNRTFTGSLLQMVDNRIARIASLRLNMGSAIPLTSEDIQRIEVVRGPGSALYGPNSANGVMHIVTRSPIGSEGNAFSLYGGERSLRKATFRHASSVDGKIGFKVSGEYSKAREWEYEDPAEVIPRDNDNERLLGEVRIDLRPTDDLSIIGSAGYSRIKAIQMTGQGAAQAVDWSTRFFQARSQYKGWFAQIFLNMNDAGDTKLLRTTQPIVDTSRLTVMQLQHNFGLGDRQQFTYGADVLLTRPNTGNTTHGQFEDRDNLDEYGLYIQSETNLNDQVSLMLAGRLDEHSKIEDPVFSPRAALVIKPSPESTLRLTYNRAFGTPSSVHYFLDLIASSDPFDLGMNFGALGLGPDRTIDLRTQGVNSQFTFRRGDNGLPMYRSPFAPVAGLPVDAYLPMNDPASTNLLWGVARGAVLAQLTPQLQELAVPLITQYLISLGIPAQNAAPLAAQQAAQLAAAFPGVIPSALPGLTNSLGVLDTGAGPEDEPFIPVDPAVVRDVDPMRPSITETFEVGYKGVVGNKLVLTADFYRNKIHDFISSIHIVTPNVFLDPGPLATALGAGIAQQLALPENAQLAGALAAIDDPAAGVGGNGNGSPVDELTGIFVSTAAAIPYGTVTPEEASDPNAVMLTYRNFGEVSYYGTDIGFSYYPSDTWNLSGSYSFISENLFENVDGIDDIPLNAPKHKLSLAIGLKPSGLPLNLGARMRYRGAFEMADGVYVGDVESHTVVDVSAAYEFAKVTFSVEASNLLNKEYQAFVGAPMIGRLVMAGLAVRF comes from the coding sequence ATGCGAATCGCAAGCGTGATTCTGCTCGTACTGTTCAGCATAGGACCCGCGGCCGCCCAGGAAACCGGCGGCCTGGCAGGCAGTGTGGCCGCCGAAGACGGAACGGCGTTGCCCGGCGCCAACATCGTCGTCAGGGGGACCGCGATCGAAGCATTGCGGGGAACGACGGCCGGAGGCGACGGGACGTACCGCATCGACGGCCTGCCGCCGGGCGACTACGAGGTCACCGTGTCCTTTCTCGGCTACGAATCGGTCACCACGGCTGGCGTTGGGATCCGCAGCGCCGAGACCACGAGGCTCGACATCGACCTGGCCGCCACGACGCTGATCGGCCAGGAGGTCGTGGTTTCCGCGTCGCGCAAACAGGAGAAGCTGCTCGACGCACCGGCTTCTGTGTCCGTTGTGGAGCTGGACGAGATCATGAACCGGCCTTCCCTGTCGGTAACCGATTACATCAAGGACCTGAGCGGCGTGGACCAGGCCAAGGTCGGCGTTTCCCAGAGCTCCACCGTAATCCGGGGCTTCAACCGCACGTTCACCGGTTCCCTCCTGCAGATGGTGGACAATCGGATCGCGCGCATCGCCTCGCTCCGACTCAACATGGGCAGTGCCATTCCCCTCACAAGCGAGGATATCCAGCGCATCGAGGTCGTCCGCGGGCCGGGCTCCGCCCTTTACGGTCCCAACAGCGCCAATGGGGTCATGCACATCGTGACCCGGTCGCCCATCGGTTCGGAGGGCAACGCGTTTTCCCTGTACGGCGGCGAACGCAGTCTGCGCAAGGCGACCTTCCGGCACGCCAGCAGCGTCGACGGCAAAATAGGGTTCAAGGTTTCGGGCGAGTACTCGAAGGCCCGGGAATGGGAATACGAAGACCCGGCGGAGGTCATCCCGCGGGATAACGACAACGAACGCCTGCTCGGAGAAGTCCGGATCGACCTGCGTCCGACCGACGACCTGTCCATCATCGGATCGGCGGGGTATTCCCGGATCAAGGCCATCCAGATGACCGGGCAGGGCGCGGCCCAGGCCGTCGACTGGTCTACCCGGTTCTTTCAGGCCCGCTCGCAGTACAAGGGATGGTTCGCGCAGATCTTTCTCAACATGAACGACGCGGGCGATACCAAGCTCCTCCGGACCACCCAGCCGATCGTGGATACCTCGAGGCTGACCGTCATGCAGCTTCAGCACAACTTCGGGCTGGGTGACCGGCAGCAGTTCACCTATGGCGCGGACGTATTGCTGACCCGGCCCAACACCGGGAATACGACCCACGGTCAATTCGAAGACCGGGACAATCTGGACGAATACGGACTCTACATTCAAAGCGAAACGAATCTGAACGACCAGGTCAGCCTGATGCTGGCCGGCCGGCTGGACGAGCACAGCAAGATCGAGGACCCGGTATTCTCGCCCCGGGCGGCCCTGGTTATCAAGCCTTCGCCGGAGAGTACGCTCAGGCTGACGTACAACCGGGCGTTCGGCACGCCGAGTTCCGTGCACTACTTTCTCGACCTGATCGCAAGCTCAGATCCGTTCGACCTGGGAATGAACTTCGGCGCCCTGGGCCTGGGTCCGGACCGCACCATCGACCTGCGCACGCAGGGCGTCAACTCGCAGTTCACGTTCCGGCGCGGAGACAACGGCCTGCCCATGTACCGGTCGCCCTTCGCCCCCGTGGCGGGCCTGCCCGTGGACGCATATCTCCCCATGAACGATCCGGCCAGCACCAATCTCCTCTGGGGCGTGGCCCGCGGAGCCGTGCTGGCGCAGCTTACGCCGCAGCTCCAAGAGCTGGCGGTCCCCCTCATCACGCAGTATTTGATTTCGCTCGGGATTCCGGCTCAGAATGCCGCGCCGCTGGCGGCCCAGCAGGCGGCGCAACTGGCCGCCGCTTTCCCGGGCGTCATCCCGTCCGCGCTGCCGGGGCTCACGAACTCACTGGGTGTACTGGACACGGGAGCGGGACCGGAAGATGAGCCTTTCATTCCGGTCGATCCGGCGGTGGTCAGGGACGTCGACCCGATGAGACCGTCCATTACCGAGACGTTTGAGGTGGGTTACAAAGGCGTCGTCGGCAACAAGCTGGTGCTGACCGCGGACTTCTACCGGAACAAGATTCACGATTTCATCAGTTCCATACACATCGTGACCCCCAACGTGTTCCTGGATCCCGGTCCCTTGGCCACGGCCCTTGGAGCCGGCATCGCGCAGCAACTGGCGCTTCCGGAGAACGCGCAACTGGCCGGGGCGCTCGCGGCGATCGACGATCCGGCCGCGGGTGTGGGAGGCAACGGAAATGGCTCGCCGGTGGACGAACTGACGGGAATATTCGTGAGCACGGCGGCCGCGATTCCCTACGGCACGGTGACCCCGGAGGAGGCCTCCGACCCCAATGCCGTGATGCTGACCTACCGCAACTTCGGCGAAGTTTCGTACTACGGCACGGACATCGGGTTTTCCTATTATCCCAGCGATACCTGGAACCTGTCGGGTAGCTATTCCTTCATCAGCGAGAACCTGTTCGAGAACGTGGACGGCATCGACGACATTCCCCTGAACGCGCCAAAGCACAAGCTGTCCCTGGCGATCGGCCTGAAGCCGTCTGGCCTGCCGCTCAACCTCGGCGCCCGCATGCGCTACCGCGGTGCTTTTGAAATGGCCGACGGCGTCTACGTCGGCGACGTGGAATCCCATACCGTCGTGGACGTGAGCGCTGCCTATGAATTCGCGAAGGTCACGTTCAGCGTGGAGGCCAGCAATCTGCTCAACAAGGAGTACCAGGCGTTCGTCGGGGCGCCGATGATCGGACGCCTGGTCATGGCGGGCCTCGCGGTGCGTTTCTGA
- a CDS encoding TonB-dependent receptor — MRRVAVFLSLLLCVLPASAQNPGSLTGKVVSEAGEGLFGANIVVKGPAIAALRGTTSDDRGMYQVDGLPAGEYEVTVSFLGYETVTAARVAIRAGERTVRDFSLAASALVGQQVVVSASRKQEKALDAPASVEVVEMKDIRDSQALSVDEHIKTLSGVDHAKTGIVQASTVIRGFNKVLSGLLLTMVDNRLARIPSLRINSFHIIPITSEDIERIEIVRGPGSALYGPNSSNGVMHIISRSPFGSEGNFVSLSGGERNLRKASFRHASSVNDMIGLKISGKYLKARDWEHHDPAEVVPRNLDVGGQYGEIRVDVRPSEELTFIGSAGYSKSSSIQMTGQGSAQGRDWVYGYLQGRMLYKGWFGQFFYNKSDAGATQLLRTGDDVVDKSSLTVMQLQNTSDIGRRQQFVYGVDLLLTRPRTEGTIHGAYEDDDDTDEYGVYLQSETRFTDQVSLMLAGRLDRHSRLDNPVFSPRAAVVMKPSPENTFRVTYNRAFNTPTVTTLSLDIRAVTDAFGFGGLFGGLGLGPDNTIDIRSYGARNPFTFRRDETGRPMYRSPFATVAGLSRDTYLRLDDPAANDMLWSAARELVVEELITQLGNDSGGLVTPELAAQFTGVIPENLHGLTNSLRLLNPETQDFDPYDVSAVQDIDKIRPTITQTLEFGYKGIVRNKLVLAADFYRTQMNDYTLPLWIFTPSVFIDEASLRSALSQGIADYLADPANVQLATLIRFLDTAAFGGNGNGDYRDEVDRYIAQIAEGTAMIPFGTITPERASDPTAVALTYRNFGDVTVYGADLGFSWFPTRSWHITGSYSYIHRNLFENVENLGDVPLNSPKHKFSGGVTFRPSSMPLTLGGKVSYRGSFPMLDGVYAGPVDSYAVVDANAAYEFSAITFSVEAGNLLNTKYRAFVGAPEIGRLLSAGVAVRF; from the coding sequence ATGCGACGGGTTGCCGTTTTTCTTTCCCTGTTGCTCTGCGTACTCCCGGCATCGGCACAGAATCCGGGCAGTCTCACCGGAAAGGTGGTATCGGAGGCAGGGGAAGGTCTCTTCGGAGCCAACATCGTGGTCAAAGGCCCCGCGATCGCAGCGTTGCGGGGCACGACGAGCGATGACCGGGGGATGTACCAGGTAGATGGCCTTCCCGCCGGCGAATACGAAGTCACCGTTTCCTTTCTGGGTTACGAGACGGTAACCGCCGCCCGTGTCGCCATCAGGGCCGGCGAGCGTACGGTAAGGGATTTCAGCCTTGCCGCCTCGGCGCTCGTGGGCCAGCAGGTCGTGGTATCCGCTTCCCGCAAGCAGGAAAAAGCGCTGGACGCCCCGGCATCCGTCGAAGTGGTCGAGATGAAGGATATCCGGGATTCCCAGGCGCTGTCCGTCGACGAACACATCAAGACTCTCAGCGGCGTGGACCACGCGAAGACGGGCATCGTACAGGCCAGCACGGTGATCCGCGGCTTCAACAAAGTGCTGTCGGGCCTCCTGCTCACGATGGTGGACAACAGGCTCGCGCGGATTCCGTCGCTGCGGATCAATTCCTTCCACATCATTCCCATCACCAGCGAGGACATCGAACGGATAGAGATCGTCCGCGGTCCCGGTTCGGCGCTCTACGGTCCCAACAGCTCCAACGGCGTGATGCACATCATTTCCCGGTCCCCTTTCGGATCGGAAGGCAACTTCGTGTCCCTCTCCGGGGGCGAACGGAATCTGCGGAAGGCGTCCTTCCGCCATGCCAGCAGCGTCAACGACATGATCGGACTCAAGATTTCGGGCAAGTATCTGAAGGCGCGGGACTGGGAACACCACGATCCCGCCGAGGTCGTGCCGCGCAATCTCGACGTCGGGGGCCAGTACGGAGAGATCAGGGTCGACGTCCGTCCATCGGAGGAGCTGACGTTCATCGGTTCGGCGGGGTATTCCAAGAGTTCCAGCATCCAGATGACGGGCCAGGGGTCGGCACAGGGCAGGGACTGGGTGTATGGTTACCTCCAGGGCCGGATGTTGTACAAGGGCTGGTTCGGCCAGTTTTTCTACAACAAGAGCGACGCGGGGGCTACCCAGTTGCTCCGCACCGGCGACGACGTGGTGGACAAGTCGTCGCTGACCGTGATGCAGTTGCAGAACACCTCGGACATCGGCCGGCGTCAGCAGTTCGTTTACGGCGTGGACCTGCTGCTGACCCGTCCGCGTACGGAAGGAACTATTCACGGTGCGTACGAAGACGATGACGACACCGACGAATACGGGGTCTACCTCCAGAGCGAGACCCGGTTCACCGACCAGGTGAGCCTGATGCTCGCCGGCCGCCTGGACCGGCACAGCAGGCTGGACAACCCGGTATTCTCGCCGCGTGCGGCGGTCGTCATGAAGCCCAGTCCGGAAAACACGTTCAGGGTCACCTACAACAGGGCGTTCAACACACCCACGGTAACCACCTTGTCGCTGGATATCAGGGCGGTTACCGACGCGTTCGGTTTCGGCGGACTTTTCGGTGGATTGGGCCTGGGACCGGACAACACCATCGATATCCGGTCGTACGGCGCGCGCAATCCCTTTACCTTCCGACGCGACGAGACCGGCCGGCCCATGTACCGGTCGCCCTTCGCCACCGTGGCGGGGCTCTCCAGGGATACCTACCTCCGTCTCGATGATCCGGCGGCCAACGACATGCTTTGGAGTGCGGCCAGGGAACTCGTGGTAGAGGAGTTGATCACGCAACTGGGTAACGACAGCGGCGGCCTGGTAACCCCCGAACTGGCAGCCCAGTTCACCGGCGTCATACCCGAGAATCTCCACGGTCTGACAAACTCCCTGAGGCTGCTCAACCCGGAAACACAGGATTTCGATCCGTACGACGTCTCGGCGGTCCAGGACATCGACAAGATACGGCCGACCATCACGCAGACGCTCGAGTTCGGATACAAGGGCATCGTCCGGAACAAGCTGGTCCTCGCGGCCGATTTCTACCGAACGCAGATGAACGACTACACCCTGCCGCTCTGGATCTTCACGCCCTCGGTGTTTATCGACGAAGCTTCCCTCCGGAGCGCCTTGAGCCAGGGCATCGCCGACTATCTGGCGGACCCCGCGAACGTACAGTTGGCCACCCTGATCAGGTTTCTCGATACGGCCGCTTTCGGCGGCAACGGGAACGGCGACTACAGGGACGAGGTCGACCGGTACATTGCCCAGATCGCGGAAGGCACCGCGATGATTCCCTTCGGCACCATAACGCCCGAGCGGGCCTCCGACCCCACGGCGGTGGCCCTGACCTACCGGAATTTCGGCGACGTCACGGTCTACGGCGCCGACCTGGGGTTCTCCTGGTTCCCCACCCGTTCGTGGCATATCACGGGCAGCTACTCGTATATACACCGGAACCTGTTCGAGAACGTGGAGAACCTCGGCGACGTCCCTTTGAATTCCCCGAAGCACAAGTTCAGTGGAGGCGTGACGTTCCGCCCCTCGTCGATGCCTTTGACCCTGGGCGGCAAGGTCAGCTACCGCGGCTCCTTCCCGATGCTGGACGGCGTATACGCGGGCCCAGTGGATTCCTACGCCGTGGTGGACGCCAACGCCGCCTACGAGTTCTCCGCGATCACCTTCAGCGTGGAGGCCGGCAACCTGCTGAACACGAAGTACCGCGCCTTCGTCGGCGCCCCGGAAATCGGTCGTCTGCTTTCCGCGGGCGTGGCCGTACGGTTCTGA